Below is a genomic region from Astatotilapia calliptera chromosome 2, fAstCal1.2, whole genome shotgun sequence.
ATCATCATGTTCGACGTCACTTCTCGAGTCACCTATAAGAACGTGCCCAACTGGCATCGTGACCTGGTCCGTGTCTGTGAGAACATTCCCATTGTTCTTTGTGGCAACAAGGTGGACATCAAAGACAGGAAAGTCAAAGCCAAGAGCATTGTGTTTCACCGCAAGAAGAACCTGCAGGTAATAACTGCTtgcaaaaatgtgtatttttgaaTTGTAGAATAAACTTTTGAGTTTTGTAATTTCTAACTGCTGCAAATTGTTCTACCCACAGTACTACGACATTTCTGCCAAAAGTAACTACAACTTTGAGAAGCCTTTCCTGTGGTTAGCAAGGAAGTTGATCGGTGATCCCAACCTGGAGTTTGTGGCAATGCCTGCCCTTGCTCCCCCAGAGGTCCAGATGGACCCATCCCTTGCTGCTAAGTATGAGGAAGAGCTTCAAGTGAGTATCACTGTACAGACTCATTTGTCTGATTTGGATGAATATATTGTAAATTTTACTTGCGCATCTTCTAAATGTGGAACAATCTGAAACATGACTTTGTTCTTCCATATCCAGGTTGCATCACAAACAGCACTCCCAGATGAAGAAGATGACCTCTAACCTGTTACCTAGATTtgtccctccctcctcccccaCCCGTGGACAGGAAGTCGTTGGAGTTTTGCCCCCTTACTGTAAAATcccttttcagatttttttatttttgaattttttttgttttaaaacttaagtaaaaaaagaaaaaaacttggtGGAAAAGTTGTGGTTCTAATTTCACTGTATGACACACACCCACCCTAGTGTTGTTGTTGGCATGGCAACGTGCTACTCTTCATCGTTGAGCACCCTCCATTGCACTTACCCAGCTCACATAATGCTGTTGTACGGTGTACTGGAAGCACTAAGGGGAGTaaactttgaataaaaacattctCGGTATAACACGGCCgtgtttgttgtgatttgcctGCACGCCAACGATTTCAGGTCACAGGGAGCGCCTCGTAGTTAAAAAGTGGCTTTAGCATATTCAAGCATCTTGATGAGGATTATTTGATGCACAATACAGGTTCCTGAAACTCAGATGGCTACAAGAAACTAATAGAATTCAGCATTTACTTTTGTGCTCTCCTGCAGTCACCAGTAAATGTTTCATATGGAATAAGTCTCATGCCATAGCTTTGTCTGCAACATTGCCCACAGTAGGTCAAATACAACTAGATAATGCTATATTGACATTTGTCCAAACTTACTAATTACTACTGTTGGAATCAAGTGGATACATGGAAACCTGAAGTAGACAATGATAGCCTGTGTCTTGGTGAGCCTTTACAAAGTGTGGTAATAATGAATGCTTTGCTTTCAGGTACAGCTAAAGGAGATATACAAACCATTTAATCTTAAGAGTGTGCCATTAAATTGAAAAAGCATGCAGACTGTAGGGCattatggggggaaaaaactgctCCTTCAAAGCTTTGAAAGGCACCAAatactttaaatatttgtgtcagATAACATTGTTTCCAGTTAGATGAATCTTGAGTTTAAGAATGCAAAAGCTGGCTATTGACTGTGTTTCATTGGCTTCAGatttcactttaaaatataaCTGATTATAAAGTTTGATATAGCCAAAAAGATCTAAggcatgggcatgaatgtcatggcaATTTGGGGTTTTAATGACTTCTTTGACCAGTCCTTTTTTTTTGGGATAGAGTGaatgtacagcatacatctttaatgacttaacaaaacaagaattgggtgcaTGAGTGagaatttattttgaatttactgcAATCCATACAGGGTCAAATGCATACACATATATTGCCATTAATATTTTGGTTAAATGTTCCTTAGCAAGTTGCCTTTTGAACAGATGATGTGAAATCATCCCAACCTGGAAAAAGAGCAGGTCAAGGAAATCAAGAGTAGATTTCTGAATCAGTACTCTTATAGATAAGCTTCTCAATAATTTGTTCCTTATTTTTGCCCTAGTTTACACCATGTTTGCATGGAAGTATGTtcaacagtgctgtgaaaaagtatttgcccttCCCAGTTTCTTAGTATTTTAGCATATATGTCACAAATGTTTCAGATTATCTAACAAACTTTAGTATTAGACAAAGATAGCccatgtaaatacaaaatgcagcttttaatCGTTGATTTCATTTCAGAGAAAATGTTATCCAACCACACAGGatcctgtgtgaaaaagcagcacccctaaacctaataactggttgtgccaatCTCAggagcaagaactgcaatcaagtgtttgtgaTAACTGATAATGAGGCTTTCACATCGCTGTGGAGGAGTTATGGTCCACTCTTTGCACAATGGTTTTATTTCAGCCACACTGGAGTGTTTTAAAGCCTGAAAGGCCTGTTTAAAGTCACGCCAAAGCATCTCAGTGAGTTTTAAATCCAGAGTTTGCTTCAGCCGCACCATAATCATCTACTTGTTTTTTAAGCCATTCTGAGGTGGACTTGGTCTGTTTCTGCTGCTTAAATCAAGTGCACTTGAGCTTCAGAGCATAAACTGATGGCCGAACATTTTCTTTCAGGATTTTTTGATAggaagcagaattcatggttccatcagtTACGGCAAGTCATCCAGgtgctgaagcagcaaagcagccacaGACCATCAAACTACCACCACCATTTTTACTCTTGATGtgattttatgaaatgctgtgttagttttacagCAGATGTAATAAGATgcaaaaagttcagcttttgtctcatcggtccacagaatattttccataAAGTCTTGAGGATCAAGATGTCTTTGACAAATCTGAGACAGCACTTTGTGCTCTTTTGGTCAGCAGGGGCTTTCTCATTGGAGCTCTAAATGTAAGAGTGTATGCTTAACAGAGTAT
It encodes:
- the ran gene encoding GTP-binding nuclear protein Ran, with the translated sequence MAQCVPVAVFKLVLVGDGGTGKTTFVKRHITGEFEKKYVATLGVEVHPLIFHTNRGAIKYNVWDTAGQEKFGGLRDGYYIQAQCAIIMFDVTSRVTYKNVPNWHRDLVRVCENIPIVLCGNKVDIKDRKVKAKSIVFHRKKNLQYYDISAKSNYNFEKPFLWLARKLIGDPNLEFVAMPALAPPEVQMDPSLAAKYEEELQVASQTALPDEEDDL